The Chryseobacterium sp. LJ668 genome segment ACTTTCAAAAACACCAAAGAAAGTTTAAGTGCATTCACCAATGGCCTTACAGATCAGTATCTGAAAGAAAAAATAGATGAAGACGGTGAAGAAACAACGGTTCTTAGAAAAGATGTCATTGCAAAGCAGTTAACTTCTGAGGTGAAAGATCTTTTTCTAAACAGAAATGCAGCAATGGGTTTAGCCGGAAGTGCATTTAAAGGTGATGCTTTAGATACAGTTGTCAAACTTGCAGTCACTGCTTTTGTTGCCAACTATGCAAAGAAAAATATGC includes the following:
- a CDS encoding phosphoribosyl-ATP pyrophosphatase yields the protein MSRNYESLEELRRKKKLLKSEIQDLEGLLTFKNTKESLSAFTNGLTDQYLKEKIDEDGEETTVLRKDVIAKQLTSEVKDLFLNRNAAMGLAGSAFKGDALDTVVKLAVTAFVANYAKKNMRSSNWKKKILGAVLIYVAPMALKFVRKKLEAYQKSKSVSSMEQLI